A genomic region of Oncorhynchus mykiss isolate Arlee chromosome 16, USDA_OmykA_1.1, whole genome shotgun sequence contains the following coding sequences:
- the sox8a gene encoding transcription factor Sox-8, which translates to MTEENSKSFNNHPCSPTGTASSMSQDDSDSDVPSSPTGSDGQAPRHSPGDGITPKLDTGEEDNRFPACIRDAVTQVLNGYDWSLVPMPTRGDRALKNKPHVKRPMNAFMVWAQAARRKLADQYPHLHNAELSKTLGKLWRLLSESEKRPFVEEAERLRVQHKKDYPDYKYQPRRRKSTKPGQSDSDSGAELAHLHPGQMYKAEPGLARPTSMGDGQHHLERTSQPHGPPTPPTTPKTELHLGVKHEGRHPLDGGRQNIDFSNVDISELSTDVISNMEAFDVHEFDQYLPLNGHGSADAPPNHGQGGQGPNPPSGSLSSSYGHSHSNASPWGPKGPGAGSAPPSSSSSSSNSDGLHHRTQIKTEQLSPRHYSSQQSHPTPPPHPDYTPLNSGSCPSSAASSSSSSLPSPQCDYADLQSPSYYSAYTSYPAGLYQYPYFHSSRHPYGSPLINSLAIPPPHSHSPNWEQTVYSTLTRP; encoded by the exons ATGACGGAGGAAAATAGTAAGTCGTTCAACAACCATCCATGCAGTCCAACGGGAACTGCCAGCTCGATGTCGCAGGACGACTCGGATTCGGACGTCCCGTCCTCTCCCACCGGCTCCGATGGACAGGCGCCCAGGCACTCACCCGGCGACGGGATTACCCCAAAACTGGACACCGGCGAGGAGGATAACCGGTTTCCCGCGTGCATCCGAGACGCGGTGACTCAGGTGCTGAACGGATACGACTGGTCGCTCGTACCGATGCCTACACGAGGAGACCGAGCTCTGAAAAACAAACCCCATGTGAAGCGGCCAATGAACGCGTTCATGGTGTGGGCGCAGGCGGCGCGAAGGAAACTAGCGGACCAGTACCCGCATCTCCACAACGCCGAACTCAGCAAGACCTTGGGGAAGTTATGGCG CCTGCTCTCTGAAAGCGAGAAGAGGCCATTtgtggaggaggcagagagactgAGGGTCCAACACAAGAAAGACTACCCTGACTACAAGTACCAACCACGGAGAAGGAAGAGCACCAAGCCAGGTCAGAGTGACTCGGACTCCGGGGCTGAGCTGGCCCACCTCCACCCGGGCCAGATGTACAAGGCTGAACCTGGTCTGGCCAGACCGACCTCCATGGGGGATGGACAACATCATCTAGAGCGGACAA GCCAACCACATGGACCCCCCacaccccccaccacccccaaGACAGAGCTGCACCTGGGGGTGAAACACGAGGGCCGGCACCCCCTGGACGGTGGTCGGCAGAACATCGACTTCAGCAACGTGGATATCTCAGAGCTGAGCACTGACGTCATCAGCAACATGGAGGCCTTCGACGTCCACGAGTTTGACCAGTACCTGCCACTCAACGGGCATGGCTCTGCCGATGCACCTCCCAACCACGGGCAGGGGGGGCAAGGACCCAACCCCCCCTCTGGGTCCCTAAGCTCCTCCTATGGCCACTCCCACAGCAATGCCTCGCCTTGGGGTCCTAAAGGGCCGGGAGCGGGGTCGGCACCCCCTTCTTCCTCCTCGTCCTCAAGTAACAGCGATGGCCTTCACCACAGAACGCAGATCAAAACGGAGCAGCTGAGTCCCAGGCACTACAGCAGCCAGCAGTCCCACCCCACCCCGCCACCCCACCCCGACTACACCCCCCTCAACTCCGGGAGCTGCCCCTCCTCtgcagcctcctcttcctcctcctccttgcccAGCCCCCAGTGTGACTATGCAGACCTCCAGAGCCCCAGCTACTACAGTGCCTACACCAGCTACCCCGCAGGTCTCTATCAGTACCCCTACTTCCACTCCTCTCGCCACCCCTACGGCAGCCCGCTCATCAACAGCCTAGCTATCCCTCCACCCCACAGCCACAGCCCAAACTGGGAGCAGACTGTCTATTCCACACTCACCAGGCCTTAG